A genomic window from Cupriavidus metallidurans CH34 includes:
- a CDS encoding AraC family transcriptional regulator, with translation MEDLLRSLRSLCSDQALDRCLQQAGIVKAFISHPGSRLTHDQLVGLYRRSAAATGDEMMGLWSRPIRTGALKYIVRAVMDAPSIEVALYRFTQVWNLLLDDYRLSLTKADASLRLELVPRSSKAGGNRFGHALMLKLTHGIVSWLAGREVPVRSVAFAFPRPSFAADYSILFPAPIDFCGPLSQITFHAELAKVRPKRSASDARSFLERAPRDWIFTSYHQHALRLKVRELLHVDLGRTLDDVSSRLHMSSRTLMRKLQQEGLSFQGIKDELRRDLAILHLVRNDSSLEEISDALGFSAPAVFHRAFRHWTGMTPGRYRAAQQGISHGVTL, from the coding sequence GTGGAGGACCTGCTGCGCAGCCTGCGCTCGCTGTGCTCGGACCAGGCCCTGGATCGCTGCCTGCAGCAGGCCGGCATCGTGAAGGCATTCATCAGCCACCCCGGCTCGCGTCTGACGCACGATCAACTGGTCGGGCTGTACCGACGAAGCGCCGCTGCCACCGGCGATGAAATGATGGGACTGTGGAGCCGGCCCATACGGACCGGCGCTTTGAAGTACATCGTCCGAGCGGTCATGGACGCGCCAAGCATCGAGGTAGCGCTGTATCGCTTCACGCAGGTCTGGAACCTGCTGCTGGACGACTACAGGCTGAGTCTCACGAAGGCAGACGCCTCCTTGCGCTTGGAACTTGTCCCGCGGTCTTCCAAAGCGGGGGGGAACCGATTCGGGCACGCACTGATGCTGAAGCTGACGCACGGCATCGTGTCATGGCTCGCCGGCCGAGAGGTCCCGGTGCGCAGTGTGGCCTTCGCTTTTCCACGCCCATCATTTGCAGCCGACTATTCGATCCTGTTTCCGGCCCCGATCGATTTCTGCGGACCCCTCTCTCAGATCACCTTTCACGCCGAACTCGCAAAGGTCCGGCCGAAACGCAGCGCGTCCGACGCGCGCAGCTTCCTGGAGCGGGCGCCGCGCGACTGGATTTTCACCTCCTACCACCAGCACGCCCTCCGGCTGAAGGTGCGTGAGCTGCTGCATGTGGATCTCGGACGGACGCTGGACGATGTTTCCAGCCGGCTGCACATGTCCTCGCGGACATTGATGCGCAAGCTGCAGCAGGAAGGGCTGTCGTTCCAGGGCATCAAGGATGAGTTGCGCAGGGATCTGGCCATCCTCCACCTTGTGCGCAACGACAGCTCACTGGAGGAGATATCCGATGCTTTGGGCTTCAGTGCCCCTGCCGTCTTCCACCGCGCGTTCCGCCACTGGACGGGTATGACCCCCGGACGATACCGGGCGGCGCAGCAGGGCATTTCCCATGGGGTTACGCTCTGA
- the mobH gene encoding MobH family relaxase — protein sequence MLSLFQRKRPAVATAPTPPPASDLPKGLMRPESAASLLATPRRQKLLEHIWQRTSLSRKQFAVLYRAPLERYAELVQAFPASESHHHAYPGGMLDHGLEIVAYALKLRQSHLLPIGASPEDQAAQAEAWTAAVAYAALLHDIGKIAVDLHVELADGSLWHPWYGPLHQPYRFRYRDDREYRLHSAATGLLYRQLLDTQLLDWLSDYRDLWGPLLYVLAGQYEHAGVLGELVVQADRASVAQELGGDPARAMAAPKHALQRKLLDGLRYLLKEELKLNQPEASDGWLTEDALWLVSKTVSDKLRAHLLSQGIDGIPANNTAVFNVLQDHGMLQPTLDGKAVWRATVTSNAGWTHSFTLLRLAPALIWEAGERPAPFAGTVAIDTSPVEKHAAAASSPEVAAKPTPGGQESPPWEGGSAADPIIAPLAEAMPDVMEDLLTMVGMGDSSATQQDESTIPTELSATRPEAPPPSIVASSPSSPAPAATPAATTVQPSGEHFMAWLKQGIASRRLIINDAKALVHTVSDTAYLVSPGVFQRYAQEHPQLAAIARQEKLEPWQWAQKRFEKLAAHRKQASGLNIWTCHVSGPRKSRQLHGYLLTQPGALFERVPPNNPYLCLFNEEAGREVSLAAK from the coding sequence ATGCTTTCCCTGTTCCAGCGAAAACGGCCCGCGGTCGCTACCGCTCCAACGCCACCACCCGCATCCGACCTCCCGAAAGGGTTGATGCGGCCCGAGTCGGCCGCATCGCTGCTGGCCACCCCGCGTCGGCAGAAGCTGCTGGAGCACATCTGGCAGCGCACGTCTCTGTCGCGCAAGCAGTTCGCCGTCCTGTACCGCGCGCCGCTGGAGCGCTACGCCGAACTGGTTCAGGCCTTCCCGGCTTCCGAATCGCATCATCATGCGTACCCGGGCGGGATGCTCGACCATGGCCTGGAGATCGTTGCCTATGCCCTCAAGCTGCGGCAGTCCCATCTGCTTCCCATCGGCGCAAGCCCCGAGGACCAAGCTGCGCAGGCTGAAGCCTGGACTGCTGCGGTCGCCTATGCCGCGTTGTTGCACGACATCGGCAAGATCGCCGTCGATCTGCACGTCGAACTGGCCGATGGCTCGCTGTGGCACCCGTGGTACGGTCCGCTGCACCAGCCGTACCGCTTCCGCTACCGCGACGATCGCGAATACCGCCTGCACAGCGCGGCGACGGGCTTGCTCTACCGCCAACTGCTGGACACCCAACTCCTGGACTGGCTCAGTGACTATCGCGACCTGTGGGGACCGCTGCTCTACGTCCTGGCCGGCCAGTACGAGCATGCCGGTGTGCTGGGCGAACTCGTGGTGCAGGCCGACCGCGCCTCCGTGGCCCAGGAACTGGGCGGCGATCCGGCGCGCGCCATGGCCGCGCCCAAGCACGCGCTGCAACGCAAGCTGCTTGACGGGTTGCGCTACCTGCTCAAGGAAGAGTTGAAGTTGAATCAGCCCGAGGCCTCCGATGGCTGGCTCACCGAGGATGCCTTGTGGCTGGTGAGCAAGACGGTCTCGGACAAGCTGCGCGCGCACCTGTTATCGCAGGGCATCGATGGCATCCCTGCGAACAACACCGCCGTCTTCAACGTGCTGCAGGACCACGGCATGTTGCAGCCCACACTGGACGGGAAGGCGGTCTGGCGGGCGACCGTGACCAGCAACGCCGGCTGGACCCACTCATTCACGCTGCTGCGCCTCGCACCTGCGCTGATCTGGGAGGCTGGCGAGCGACCGGCGCCGTTCGCCGGGACGGTAGCGATCGACACGTCACCTGTCGAGAAGCACGCCGCTGCGGCATCGTCGCCGGAGGTCGCGGCGAAACCGACCCCAGGAGGTCAGGAATCGCCGCCATGGGAAGGCGGCAGCGCTGCTGACCCAATTATCGCCCCCCTGGCTGAGGCCATGCCCGACGTCATGGAGGATCTGCTGACGATGGTAGGAATGGGCGATTCGTCCGCCACACAGCAGGATGAGTCAACCATCCCCACCGAACTCTCTGCCACACGCCCTGAAGCACCACCACCATCGATCGTGGCATCTTCACCCTCATCACCGGCGCCCGCGGCCACACCAGCAGCGACAACGGTGCAGCCATCTGGCGAGCACTTCATGGCATGGCTGAAACAGGGGATTGCCTCGCGTCGGCTCATCATCAATGACGCGAAGGCACTCGTGCATACCGTCAGCGATACCGCATACTTGGTCAGCCCAGGAGTGTTCCAGCGATACGCTCAAGAGCATCCGCAGTTGGCAGCCATTGCCCGCCAGGAAAAACTGGAGCCGTGGCAGTGGGCACAAAAGCGCTTCGAGAAGCTGGCCGCGCACCGCAAGCAGGCCAGCGGCCTGAACATCTGGACTTGTCACGTCTCAGGGCCGCGCAAATCGCGGCAGTTGCACGGCTACCTGTTGACGCAGCCCGGTGCGTTGTTCGAGCGAGTGCCGCCCAACAACCCCTACTTGTGCCTCTTCAACGAGGAGGCGGGGCGTGAAGTCTCGCTGGCTGCGAAATGA